The window TGAGTATCGTCTGATTAAAGAGTTGTGGGCGTTTACTGATAACCGCATCGCCGTTCGGTATGCCTATGAATGGCATGATGACTCGGGTAACTGGTTCCGCTCTTATGGCAATGAAAACTGGGAATTTGAAGCAGATGGCCTGATGCACCGCCGCTTCGCCTGTATAAACGACATGCCTATTAAAGAGAGTGAACGCAAGTTCCACTGGCCACTGGGTCGCCGTCCGGATGATCATCCAGGTCTGTCGGAGCTGGGCCTGTAACGTTCTAAATATTCTTCCGCTAAGCCCCCCGACAACTGTCTCAGTCGGGGGCTTTTTCTCAACTTAAAAATGACGGCATCTATTTATCGCACTACTGATGTCATTCGGATGAGATTATTTTCGTTACCCTTTTGACCGACAGTAGCATGATTCCAGTTTGTCGAGGAACGTGAATAAAACTCTATTCATTTCACTGTAATCATGAGTCCGCAGTTCTTCTGGGGTGTTGATGAAACGATATTTTTCGGCCTGACTTAATTCCTTATCTGAGTGTGCAATTAATAATTCGACGACGTCCGGCGTGAGTTCCATGTGGCATTGAAAGCCGTAAACCCGTTCGGAATAAGCAATTATCTGGCGTGGGCATCCTTCGCTGTAGGCGATAATTTTAGCCTCAGGTGTCAGGCCTGGCATATCGTTATGCCAGTGACCTACGTTGAGTCGATTTCCGAAGTGAGAGAACAGTTCGCTTTGGGTACCAGTATCCGTCAGAAAAATGGGAAACACGCCTATCTCTTTTTCCGGACTGTGGGCAAACGGGGCACCCAGCGCTTCGCCAATCAGTTGAGAACCCAGACAGACACCAATGATGGCTTTACCGAAACTCACTGCAGAGGCAATCAGCGCTTGCTCAGCTTTTGAATCGAAATGGGCGCATTGATCTATGGTGACGGCAGGATCCTGTGGGCCGCCCATCACGATCAACAAATCGATGTTCTGGGCATCTTGCGGCAGTTTTTCACCCGCATAAACACGGGAAAACGTTATTTCATGACCACGACTCATGGCCCAGGTTTCATAAGCGCCGGGCGCTTCGAAACTTTCATGCACAATAAAATGTACTCGCATTGGCGTATGCTCCTGTAATGCTTGTTACAACCTTAATTCAGTACGCGTTACCCTGCCAAAATGATCAGTCGGGCAGTGTTAGCTAACTCATGGTAAACAAAGGGCTTCAATCTGAGATGCCAGTCTGTATAGATAAAGCGCCAAGACACGATGAGGCGACGGGGTGGTCAGGGACTGCCATATCCTATCAACGTGGAGAGGTCGATCCCCCCCATTACCATCTTGAAGGGCAGCTATTGTTTGCCACCAAGGGGGTTATGCTTGTTGAAACCGCAGACAGGCGATGGGTTATCCCTCCTCAGCGTGCGCTGTGGATCCCACCGTTGATGATTCATTCTTACAGTATTCTGTCCCATACAGAATTACGTGCTATCTACGTCAGTCGCAGCCTTATTGCGGAGTGCACAAATTTTACGAAGAACAGTCAGGTTCATGTCATTAACGCGACAGTGCTGTTGAAGGCGTTAATCGCGGGTCTGTTTACTGATGAATACAACGGTGCGGCTAAGCGAAAAATGGCGCTTTTACTACTGGAAATTCTTAGTGAAGCGCCATCCGTGCCTGCGGAACTCCCTATGCCACGTGATGAACGTTTATTTCGTGCCGCAAGGGAACTGGTGTTCAACCATCGGTGGGAAGCGACCTTAATGGACATGGCTGATATTGCGAATATGTCGGAACGTACTTTTTCCCGCCGTTTTTTACATGACACAGGTTTCAGCTTCAGAATGTGGAAACAGAGAGCCAGAATATATACATCATTAGACCTTCTCTCTAATGATGTATCCGTTAAACAGATCGCCTACCAACTCGGCTTTTCCTGTCCTGCGGCTTTTTCTGCTGCATTTCGTTCCGTGATAGGGACAACCCCAAGCGAGTTCTAACCTGGCCTTGAGTGTTTCTACTTAATAAATTCACTCGCAGTGGATACAAGTTTTCGTTTTCGCTCTTAACTGACGGAGCGGTCTTTTTACCTGACTGCTAAGTGCCAGGAGCGGACATTTCATACATCTTTTTGCGTTTGTCATCAGAGGAGTTGACATGCTTTGGAGAGGGAGATGGCTGCTCAATAGAGTGATTATTGAGCAGCAAGCGCTGGTTTATGCTTGAAAAGTCTGAAGATTAGCTCGCTTTCTTCGAGAAAACGTACATGCCAACCCCATCATTTCCCATGTCCTCGACGCGCACAATGGTAAAACCGCACTTATTTACGTAAAAACACACGTTATTAATCAGGCATGTCGGGGTTCTCAGTGTCCATTCTTTAGCGTCAGGATACATTTTTTCAATTTCCATCCATGCATGCAAACCGTAACCTTTGCCCTGTTCTTCAGGCAGAATGAATAATCTGGCAAGGGTGTGTATTCCTATAGAATTGCCGGAAATAACAGCACCGCCGATGAGGCGATCCTTTACCCATAATCCCAGCACTGTTTTGTCAGGCATCATTATTGCGGACTCAAATGAAAAATCATCTTCTCCCTCGTCATCTTCTTCCTCCATATTATCAGGAAAAAAAGAGGCGTTTGATTCAAACGATAATGAATAGATTTGTTCAAGTTCTGTAGCATTAGCAGGAATAGCTGCTTTAATGAGCATATGATTTTCCATTGCGTATATGAAGAAGGGGTAGTTTTAAAGCCGGTCTGTCAGGGGCCGACATCCGTCGTGGACGATCAGTTAAATTATTAATCAGCACAGCTGACGGACATTCCTCCGGGGCATATACACGAACGCATGTTAACAGGTCTCAAGATTCAAGTTAACGGCTGCTTGCTCATAGCTGCTAATGAAATTATATGTATTAGATGAAATTTATCTTTTAGAGCGCATCAATTTATGAAAAAGATTATGGAGTATGCTCTTGAAGAATCAACGCTTTTCTCAGGAACGCGTTTTCTTTTTCTGGGTGAAGCTATACACGGTGTGTCAGAATTTTCTAGATTGAGGATGGAAATTGCAGAATGCTATTTCCGCAATCTAACGGTTTTGATATTTGAAGCCGATAGCAGCGGGATGCTGTTTTCGCATCAACACAATGAAGATGCCAGTTCTCGTCTTGAAAACTTCCCACGCATTATGCGGACTCAAGAGATGTGGAATTTTCTCACCTGGGCTATAAGCAGAAAAATTCCCTGTCTTGGTATTGACTGTATTCCCCGTCGTTCTTTAACTGAATTTCCTCGGGAATGGCATGCGACACGCATGCGAGAAACTGATGATTATCTTAAGGCTAAGTCATCACAAACTTTTTTTGAATGGCGTGACATCCGAATGGCTAACCAATTGATTAAGTTAGCCTCATGCTATCCGGAGTATCGCATGTTGATCATGCTCCATAATCTGCATATAAAACGCTTTGGTAGCCAGGAGACGGGAGATCTGAGGTTGAAATCAGTACGGGAATACTTCGAGGATTTTTTCCCTCAGCAAAGCAACTCTATTGCTCAACTCGCACGAGGCGGTACTGCTTTACACAATGATTTAACGCCATTCAGTTTTAAAATAAATGACCCATTCTCTCTGGAAAATTACTCAGGAGCGGCTAACTGTATTTTACTTACAGAGTCAAAAATACCGGATGCTTGCATTACATGGCATCACGCTTTCGAACGCGAAACAATAACACCCAAAAAGCAATATGAGGGATGTTTTATATTCAAAGAAGTACACCCTCCGACGTTGGTATAAGCTGAATGTAAAGATAGACAGTAATCACTTATAAAATCACATATCAAAAAGATTTAAGAGTCCGGCGTATTTATGTCCGCTCATCACTGCCCCGCGAGAAACTACCGCATTGCTGGCTTGCTCGCCCCTAAAAATACCGGCCAGATGCATTCGTATTTCTGTTGTCGGAGAAACTGAGCGTACAGGATACAGCTTAATTTGCTTTCAGAGCGTGTCATCCGACACGGCTGGCGGGCTATCCGGTTTCCAGGAGATAATATCGCCGGGCTGGCACTGCAGCGCCTCGCAAATTTTCGCCAGCGTATCAAAACGAATACCTTTAACCTTCCCAGACTTAAGTAGCGACAGGTTCTGCTCGGTGATCCCCACAAAGGCTGCCAGCGCTCTGGACGTCATCTTCTTCTCTACCAACAATTTGTCCAGATGAACCTCGACAGCCATAATCAGATAAACTCCTTATTTTCTTCTTCCGCTCTGATCCCCTCGAGGAGGGAGTGAAACGTCACAAGTAACAAGCCGCCTGCTAAGAGCAGAACAACATCCCCAATCAACAGAGTGGCCTGGTAGTAATGTTCCGGCCACCAAACCACCAGAGGGATCAAAAAGCGGCACACCGGCAACACGATCCCCAGACTTAGCATCACCATCGCAATTTTGCGGACACTGCGTGCCAGTGCCTGAGTGAGGATCTGTTTTTGGCGTACCAGTCGCGTGACTCTCATACCCTGCCAGATAGCAAAAGCGAACAACCCTGCCGGGAAATAGATAATTGCCAGTAATAGCATCTGGCGAAGCGGCGAAACCGTCGTGATCGGTAGATTATCGCTCTGAGCCTCGGCGAACTTAAGCATACTGGAAATAAAAAATGACTCACCAGTGAAATACATCCACAGCGGTGTAATTAACACCAGAATGAGAAATAACGGCAGCACCCCTGCGATGAGCGCCAGACTGAGTTTATTTCGCACACCTTTCACGTTTAACCTTCCTGAATATCAGGCATTATTTTAAGACCAGCATGCTCAAGCATGACATAAGCATCAGCGCGATGGCAATCTTGCCGCCGTTCAGACTGTTAGGGCCGTGTTTCAGCCAGGGTTTTCGCCATACTCTGTAAACGCTGCAAGCGATATATGACGCCTGAATCGTCCAGGTCAACATTCTGAATAAGTAACCTGACTTGCTCAGATGAGTTATTGTCTGCATCATCTCTACAGCGTAAATAATAATGCTGATGGTCAGGATATAGTTCACTAAACGAAGTTTGTAATGTGAAGTCCACGTTCCGCAAACAAACACGATGACCGACGCAACGGTGAGTACCGCCCAGAGAATATCAATCCAGTTCACGGTGTGCCTCTGTTTCAGAAGATGGCTGGGTTAGCAACAACCGTATTGCCGGGCCAATCACCGGCCATGCGGTGTCAGAGAGGATCACAACGGCGCTTTTACGCTGCAGATCGAAGGCGATAGCGGTCGCGAACCCCGAGGATTCTCCGTCATGCCAGGTGATATCTCGCCCCTGTATGCGGGTGGTAAACCAGGCATAGCCAACGCGTGAATCGGGATCGTCGGTGGCAAATTGCGGCGACATCGCTTCGCTCCCTGCGAGTTTTCCTGCCAGTAACACCTGAGCATAATTTGCCATATCGACAATGGTCGATCGCACACCTGCGGCAGGGGTAAATGCGTGCAATACCCACGGCGCTTCGCTGAGTCCGGAAGCTGACCAACCGTGGCTGAATGCGGGCGTGTCGCGTGTCGAATCACTGGCGACGACGGATCCTGTCATTTGCGCCTGCGCAAAAATCCGCGTTTGCAGCAAAGTGGCAAAAGGTTGATGTGATGCACGCGCCAGCGCCAGTCCCAGCAGAGCGTAACCAGTATTGGAGTAATCAAACCCGGCGGGCCTTTTGACGCTGGTATTATTCACCATATCTATTAATGTCTCTTCATCGTAATCCCAAAAATTGTCACGCAGGATAATTGCCTTGAGTACCTGAATTTTCTGTCGTAATGATGTCGCTAGTGGTGGCAGGCCGGAGCGATGTGACGCCAGTTGTGCAAGTGTAATGTCGCTCGCTGGACCAGTGATTTCCGGGACGAGTTCTCCTACACGGGTTTGCGCGGTAGTTTCGCCACGCCGCTGCGCCTCAATCAGCAGACTGCTGGTCATGGTTTTGGTGAGACTGGCGATCTCATACTGTTTTGCATAATCACTGTTCCACAGGGCGTACTGTACGCCTCGCGGGGTGATAAATGCGGCGGCAACGCTGCTCCGTGATCCCCTCAGTAATGGCGTTAAAAACGATACCACCGTTGCATCTCCCTCCTGGTGCTGAGAAGGTGTACTAAAACCCGGTTGCAGGTAGATGCCCGCGGTAATCAGCGACATAAAAACCGTGCCTGCGGCTAACAATCGCGCACGACTGCGCACATATTGCCTGTTCATTGTTGTTCGCCTCAGAATGTATACTGGATCAGTGATGACAGGCTGTACTGCATTCTGCTTTTTACCAGCGGACTCTTGCCCGCCTCATCAAGCAGGTATGCCGCGCGACCGGTCACCCCTGCCGCCAGATTTTCGCTAATGTGCCAGACTAGTTCGGTATAAACCCCACCTTGCTGAAAACCCGAAGAGGGATAATAAGAGGCAAAATCAGTGCGTTGTGCCTGGCTTGTCGTTACCCCGTAATGGCGTTGCTGATAACTGCTGTTTGCCCAACTGATATCGCCAGCGACCGACAAATCGGCGTCCCGCCAGCGCCACAGGGTTGTCTTTACGCCGCTGTTCAGGGTCATAGCCAGAGCCTGCGTTTCGCCACCGTACGGGTGCTTTTGCGCTGCGCTTAATGCGCGCAGCCATAACGCCCAGTCCCCATGTTGATAGCGCAGTTCCGCACCCGCCATGAGCATGTCGGGAAGATCGCCCATTCCTTGCAGATCTCGGTTTTTTCGGGTGGAAAATGGATAGCTGAACACCTCTTTTCGCCCCTCATCCGGTGTTAACAGCAGGCTCACGGTAAACGGGGAATCGGATGGCAGCGTC is drawn from Pectobacterium aroidearum and contains these coding sequences:
- a CDS encoding helix-turn-helix transcriptional regulator, whose protein sequence is MPVCIDKAPRHDEATGWSGTAISYQRGEVDPPHYHLEGQLLFATKGVMLVETADRRWVIPPQRALWIPPLMIHSYSILSHTELRAIYVSRSLIAECTNFTKNSQVHVINATVLLKALIAGLFTDEYNGAAKRKMALLLLEILSEAPSVPAELPMPRDERLFRAARELVFNHRWEATLMDMADIANMSERTFSRRFLHDTGFSFRMWKQRARIYTSLDLLSNDVSVKQIAYQLGFSCPAAFSAAFRSVIGTTPSEF
- a CDS encoding nuclear transport factor 2 family protein, whose amino-acid sequence is MSDKQIRPPLPPFTRETAIEKVRLAEDGWNSRDAEKVSLAYTLDTKWRNRAEFATNREEAKGFLTRKWKKELEYRLIKELWAFTDNRIAVRYAYEWHDDSGNWFRSYGNENWEFEADGLMHRRFACINDMPIKESERKFHWPLGRRPDDHPGLSELGL
- a CDS encoding MipA/OmpV family protein is translated as MKISLQYGVSLAGIVCCAPLQSAELSGYAGLGVAVSPVYSGSQHSAPGPLLKAGVSLRSESWGLWGLSTEGLAWTLPSDSPFTVSLLLTPDEGRKEVFSYPFSTRKNRDLQGMGDLPDMLMAGAELRYQHGDWALWLRALSAAQKHPYGGETQALAMTLNSGVKTTLWRWRDADLSVAGDISWANSSYQQRHYGVTTSQAQRTDFASYYPSSGFQQGGVYTELVWHISENLAAGVTGRAAYLLDEAGKSPLVKSRMQYSLSSLIQYTF
- a CDS encoding helix-turn-helix transcriptional regulator encodes the protein MAVEVHLDKLLVEKKMTSRALAAFVGITEQNLSLLKSGKVKGIRFDTLAKICEALQCQPGDIISWKPDSPPAVSDDTL
- a CDS encoding serine hydrolase domain-containing protein, giving the protein MNRQYVRSRARLLAAGTVFMSLITAGIYLQPGFSTPSQHQEGDATVVSFLTPLLRGSRSSVAAAFITPRGVQYALWNSDYAKQYEIASLTKTMTSSLLIEAQRRGETTAQTRVGELVPEITGPASDITLAQLASHRSGLPPLATSLRQKIQVLKAIILRDNFWDYDEETLIDMVNNTSVKRPAGFDYSNTGYALLGLALARASHQPFATLLQTRIFAQAQMTGSVVASDSTRDTPAFSHGWSASGLSEAPWVLHAFTPAAGVRSTIVDMANYAQVLLAGKLAGSEAMSPQFATDDPDSRVGYAWFTTRIQGRDITWHDGESSGFATAIAFDLQRKSAVVILSDTAWPVIGPAIRLLLTQPSSETEAHRELD
- a CDS encoding type 1 glutamine amidotransferase, coding for MRVHFIVHESFEAPGAYETWAMSRGHEITFSRVYAGEKLPQDAQNIDLLIVMGGPQDPAVTIDQCAHFDSKAEQALIASAVSFGKAIIGVCLGSQLIGEALGAPFAHSPEKEIGVFPIFLTDTGTQSELFSHFGNRLNVGHWHNDMPGLTPEAKIIAYSEGCPRQIIAYSERVYGFQCHMELTPDVVELLIAHSDKELSQAEKYRFINTPEELRTHDYSEMNRVLFTFLDKLESCYCRSKG
- a CDS encoding DUF2975 domain-containing protein: MKGVRNKLSLALIAGVLPLFLILVLITPLWMYFTGESFFISSMLKFAEAQSDNLPITTVSPLRQMLLLAIIYFPAGLFAFAIWQGMRVTRLVRQKQILTQALARSVRKIAMVMLSLGIVLPVCRFLIPLVVWWPEHYYQATLLIGDVVLLLAGGLLLVTFHSLLEGIRAEEENKEFI
- a CDS encoding GNAT family N-acetyltransferase, yielding MLIKAAIPANATELEQIYSLSFESNASFFPDNMEEEDDEGEDDFSFESAIMMPDKTVLGLWVKDRLIGGAVISGNSIGIHTLARLFILPEEQGKGYGLHAWMEIEKMYPDAKEWTLRTPTCLINNVCFYVNKCGFTIVRVEDMGNDGVGMYVFSKKAS